A stretch of DNA from Xiphophorus maculatus strain JP 163 A chromosome 8, X_maculatus-5.0-male, whole genome shotgun sequence:
CAGCAGACACCCCAAGGCATAATTCacaaagtaaaagtgaaaaccaaaataaattgtcaaaccaaaccaaaccaagaTGCACATGAAGAACTCAGAAGGCATTAATCTTTATTTTGCAAGTTCATGGGAGGAAAAAAAcgagtgggggaaaaaaaacacatcccaAGGGATTGTTAGGTTTTCTATACTTCCATTTAATTAGGCAGGGATTGACTAATAATAGGCTGTCTTAACCATtgcatttacttatttttaaatgcagaaaataagGCAGTTTCTACTGCCAAACAATAAATAATCCTGGGAGCTTGGATCATAACAATTATGACAGAAAATGACTGTTTTGGGATCTGTAACCAAAATAGAATACTGTAGAAGTCCAGGGATTAGCAAATCCACAACTGAGCTAGTCCATGGTTTCACTGCAATAAATTCCTAGTTACAAAGCAGTGTCATATAATAACCTCTCATctttttgcaaatatatttgcagGTAAAAGCTCAAGGAAGTTCGTTTTGAGGGAAAGCATTACCAAACTTTGGACGtttgaaagaaggttttgtttttgtttgtgtagtGATCgctaattaaaatattagttgCCATGTAATCATGTAAAAGCAACCAGATCAAAACACACAGTGATGAAGATTATTAGCTTAGCATTATTATTGCTTGTGTGGACTTGGAAGTTTAAATTTAGTAGCATGATTATAGGCTATTTACTGCTGCAGTTATAGGGTCTAAGATTAAAGCTGACCATACAGGCTTTAGCTACTTTATATCAAAGCAGCCATGATGATGCTGCAACTAGCCTTTATGGCTCTAGAGATGAAGgccttttcatgttttattagaCTGCACTTTGGTTTTGCTTTCAAAAAAGCATTTACACCCTTTTGTTATTTGATACTCCTGTTTTTGAACAAGTCCACTCTGAATTATTGTTGCAAAAATAGAAGCATAGAATCTGGAGTTCGACAGAATTAATGAAGGAAGGGAAAGAGTGATGAGGAAAGGCCTGCACCACAGTGACTGTAGCTTTAAATCTTTCCCTTTCCTCTTGTCAGCAGGAACTCCGAGCCCTCTGGTGGCCACCACCTTCTCTACATCACAAAGTAAGTAACAGtgccaaaaattaaaatattgttctaTTTTTCTGGACTCCAACTTTccaattcttttcttttttttgttttgttttgtttgtttaagttAAGatgtaaatgctgttttttctaTTACTTTTTGCTTTCATAGAGTCAATTACTAAAGACTAAAATAGCCCACAATACTAACAGAATAAGGAGGGGCTTCTATATTGGATGTGATTTTATCTTGAATCACAGTAACCTGCAAACACCCTAAAAGGTTATATGATAATAGAAGTGAATTTGATCAATCCATGACAGATCAAGGAAAATATTAGCCAGGTTTGCAAATgcacagtatttttattattctgatgaCAAAGAGTCAACAGTCTTTTGGGCGTTGTGATCTTTTTAGAGCCCTACACTTGTGGTGCTTGTGGCATCCAGTTCCAGTTCTACAACAACCTCCTGGAGCACATGCAGTCGCACGCTGGTGAGTTTACGAATACAGATAAGCCTTGAGCTTAGCACCGAGACAAATGAATAATGTGCACAAGTCCTCATTGGCAACAAGGTTTGAGGtgtagttttttaaagttgtgcTCAATATTAATGCAGAGTTTTAAGAAAGAGATTGTTATAAGGGTTGTTGCAGATCTGGATCTGAAGCTGCTGTGGTCTTTGTcttgttgaaaaatattttgagaatcaTACACTTAATCAGGTGCTTGTCTTTTGTTTGGCTGTGGgacattttctggtttttaccCTTGCTTATACCCAGACAGTCCATTTCGTTCCAACATATTTCTGCTTTGTGCCAGTAAAGAAACCGTTTTGTGCCCATACACTTAAAATTTATGTTTGTAGTTAAGtggttttaatgtattttagagTCTGGTGTAAACAGTTGAGTTTCATCTTGTAAAGCAGATGACGCTTAGCACTGTGACTGTGATCACTCATTCAAAAGTTTAAAGATGTACACCACTGATTGGAAAGATGATTCATTTACTAATGAATCAGGGTTGTCTAGAGCATAATTTTTAGGTTTCTTTTCCTATTTTTTATCCCTAAATTTTTGTAcctttgttttacagtttcacAACTGGCTTCGCAAGATGTGATCTATTGATAGACATTTTTTCTGccatctgtttattttcagctgatAATGAGAACCACACCAAAGGGGACTCTCCCAAAACCTCTTCAGCTTCGGGTCCTCAAGAGCAGCTGTGGAGAGGGTCCCAGGCTCAGGCCCATCCCTCAGTGAAAATACAAATCCAGCCTCAAAGTATCTCTCAGAGGAACCATACACTCAGCCGTAAGTACTGCTAGCTCATTAAGTCTAAGGGTGTAGACACATAACATGTAAATAAACCCTCActctttcatctttcttttgATATCTACAGCTATACTATTATATTGGTATTATGGATATCCTGATCAAGATTTTTATCAATGCCAACCCTAGTGATTTTAAATTAAGTGCCAGCAGGTTTCTGCAGCATCCCTGCTGCAGAAACTTAGATTGTTAACCCACACTAGCTAAATAAACAATGCATCGACTATCGCCTATAATGCAGTTTTTGTACCACCAAagaagtttgtgattttttttttttttttttcaaaactggcCGTGGAAAACACGGTTCACCCTGTAACACTATGGGTGCAACTGGCATCAAATCACAGAGAATATGTCAACAACATATGTTTTTGAGAGCTCTTTAGTAAGGAACTCAGTTCCAGCATTCAAGGTTGGATTGGGGCATTCCTATTTGTATAGTATATTGgtaatgttataaataaaatttagaaCCCTTTTCAAAAAACTTCCTGacgtttttatgttattttcaggaaatttatatttttacagcaTGTCAAATATTGGAATCAATCCATCAAATACCTCAAATAATAATGCTGATTatctctgggttttttttttttccctggtAATCCATCTGACTCAACTGGCAGAGAACAATGGGCTACCTGAGAAGGAGAGACAGCAGGTGGCTGAGCGCCTATTACGGGTAATGTGCTCTGATCTGAACATGCTCAATGTGCTAAACAGCAAAGACTTCCTGAAGCTGGCACAGACCCTTGTGGACACAGGGGCTCGTCACGGTGCCTACTCCACCCGCGATGCTCTTGGCAACATGAGTGCCTTGGCACTGCGCCAGCTCCCCCGTATGTACAACCAAGTGAAAGTCAAAGTCACGTGTGCCCTGGGCTCCAATGCTTCACTGGGCATCGCAGTGACCTGCCACTCCCAGACCTCTGGCCCAGATGCCTGCTACGTGCTCACAGCCTATCAGGTGGAGGGATCCCGCCTCAAACGTTACGTTCTCGGTGTAAGGGAAGCGGAGCTGAGGGAGGGTCCCGAGCAGATTCACCACTGGGTGCAGAACGTGCTGTCTGAGTTTGTCATGTCAGACATTCGAACCGTTTATGTCTCCGAGCCTCGACTGTGGGCAGCCGGATTCGCAGGATCGCCACTGGGAAGCGGCGGGCGGGGCAGAATATGTTTGCGGTGTGCAGGGTGTTCGCTCGGTGCCGTCGTTCAGGCAGTTCTTGGGAAACGCAGCCTCCAGGCTCGAGGGCTTCACGAGTTAGCCGAGCTTCTCTCAACCTGCAGAGATATTGCCTCGTCTTCCACGCTGGCCCTTCGTGAGGAACAGTGCTTCAACTCATCCACAAGCACAACTGAGGAAAGTACACAAGGCTCCCCTGCACAATGCCCCACACCTCCATGCTGGGACCGTATGGCAGAGGCCCTCCTGCAGGTCCATGCACACTTTGAACACATCTGTGAGGCTTACGGCCGCAGTAAGTCCACCGCGCCACTTCTTCAAGGACTTAACAAACATCTGCTAAGCACCCTGGCTTGTCTCCTGGCACCTCTTCGCCTGGCAGCTCTGGAGCTGAGCAGCCAGAGGAGACCAACCCTACAGCAAGTACTCCCTGTCTATTTGCGCTTGGAGAAGTTCTTCACATCTAAAGCTGGGGAGGCTGGAACTGGCACCGCTAGCAAACTCTGCCACTATTTTCTTGAAGCCCTCAAGGAAAACTTTAAGGTACCAAATTTATAATACTTCCTTCTTGTTTCCTGAACTGTATTTTCTcctaaaaaatgttattgaaaaatttaataaaagattACAGCTGTCAGACTCTAAGCTTGATAATAAGGAAAAAATTGATTCATCTCATTGAACTAGTGTTTCTGATATACAGAaccttgcaaaattatttatactaGTGGTGAtggcatcatgttgtggggatgcttttcttagGATAAACCTTAAAGATAATAAATTGTTCAATCCAAACAGAGACTGTGGTCAGTAAAATTACCGGTACCCTAAACGTACAAGCAGAGCTTCAATGGAATGGTTTTAGATCAATGCATGTTCACATGTTAAAATGATCCTATCATAGTCCAGATCTACATGCATTTGGGATTCACTTGCATGACTTAAGAATTGCTTTTCACAGTTGATCGTTGCTAAAACTCACTGAACTTGAGCTATTTTTCAAATAAGGACAAGCACAattgcaaaaccaaaaaaaaaaaatctattgaagATTGAAGCACAAGCTGGTAGAGACTTACCTTAAATAACTGTATAGCAAAAAGTGGTTACATGAAAGAGActataaatatatgaaaataaatgcatttatattcttttttttcttttttggaaacattttaaatgaatatgtaCCGTGTCAACTTTGTTAGTCTGTAAAATAACCCAGTAAAACACTCTGAATATTTGTACAGAACGCTGTATAATTGGTAATGAATAATTCTGTTTGGTGTTCATTCAAATAATCAGTGATATTTCTCTGTCTACAGGTTGAAAGAGCCCACCAGGTAGCCATGGTCCTGGACCCACAGCTCAAGCTGCGTTCAGTTCCAGCCTACCAGCACGAGGACATCATTTCCCGTGCCTGCGAAATGGCTGCTGAAACCAGGGATGGAAATCTGAGTGGTGGAGGTGGTTCTAGTGGAGAAGAGAGGGATGGAGACGGGCCCCCCACCCCGAAAATAAGCCGTATAGAAGGCGCTGGAAACAACGGCGGACCCTCAAGAGGTTCCTCTCTGGTTTCTGGGAACGACGAAGGTCCGGGACAAGTTAGACAAGAGATTTTTCAGTACCTGGCCGAACCTCTTGTCCAAGGTACGCCTGACCTCTTTCAGTACTGGAGCTCGACAGTGAGCGAGAAGTTCCCCAGGCTCGCTCGCTTGGCGCTGTGGCTTCTCGCCGTGCCTGCGGTGGGCATACGCAGtgagtgtgtgactgtgtgtgaaCAAAGTCTGGCAATGAAGAGGAGGCAGCAGGTCACTGCTGAGGAGATGAATAAACTCATTTTCCTTCGTTCTAATATGGGTTAGAAAAACAATTCAACAGTCCCTAATCAACCAAACGATCATCCAACCAATGACTGAAGATGCATATTTATGTACTGTAGGTTTAGACGAACTGTAAACATCAGTGTGTAAGAAAACTAAAGACTCCTCAAGGCAGAATAATACAGAAGAAACACACACTGCAAAGACTGTACACACATAAAATTAAATggctttttatatattttgtgagGACTGGGCTGATGTAAAGTACAGAGCAAAGAACAGGAATGGAGTGGCATCTGACAAGACGAGACAGTCCTGTTTGTTGCGCTGCCCTTGGTTTAAGACGCACGTGTGAGCAGGAAGAATTTCATCTGTCACAGTCAGTGATTTAAATTACTCCAGCCTAATGATTAAACCTCTACAAGGCTACGATGCTGTTACTCTCACTGGTTGACAACATTTTCAGGTAATTAGAGCTCTCACTGCTTCGGCCTACTGTTAcacacatctgaaaaaaaacaacctactTCTCAAAACCGTTCAGGAGGGAGATAACGGCAAACTACTGTAGCAGTATATTTAGGGTGTATAATGAAAGAATTACGTAGTTAATATTCACTGCCACTGCACCTCTGAAAATTAGGTGCACTAGGTTTAGGATTTTCTTACACAACTaacctaaaatgaaaatacttcAGCTTAGTCGACATTGGACAATAGGCAGAAAACGAAGCTTAAACGTTGCGGATGCTTTGATGGCCAGAAAATGTAGCGTTGGAGGATTTGCATGCACTGCATGCATGTTTTTCTCAACTGAGAAGGTAACTAATTTTATGTGAtgctttcctttttaattacaaatggTGAAGAAAATtgctgaaattgttttctttgcttcttgATATACAAGTCAAACCATTAGAGTTGCACAGATCTGAAATTAATAGAAGTTGAAGGATTAAAAGAGGAAAGCatccaattaaatgtttttgttttacgttttttaatgaaattgttCAGTCATACTTGTTATAGCTGGATTACTCCCAAAATGTGTTCCATAACATTATGaaataataacttttaaaatgttttattgttttaaaacagcacaACCCAGGTAGtatatttcttaaaaacctCCTACAGTTGATTTCACTAGCTTAATGGTTACCAGTGCTGGTAATTCAGGAATGCCACATCATTTTGCACCCGCTATCAACGAGTAGCATCAATGCACTTGTTTTAGATTCACACATTGTACCTTGACTCTCAAAAGAACAGCTTATCATTCATTTGGTGAGCTTGCTTGCACGAGTTTATTCCATAATGGCATTTTTCAGCatgtatatgtatttattttttgtagctcgtttagaagaaaaaacacagtcCATTGGAAGTGTgctggtttatttattgttgcttCCCAGTTTTATCATTCTACTATAAACATCGTCTTCCTATTTTGAGCTATAGATTTCCATTTTTAAGGCAATAAGCTTTAATACAGCACACAGGTCCCGTTATCTGACTGTTCTCACAACGCAAGTCATTAATCTGCATCAAATCGTTTTAACGTTTGTAAAATCAATAGGATTTTCTCAGGAATGAGCACATCCGAGCAGGCACCGCCACTTTTTCCTCACTGTACCTAAAACGAAACCAAACTGTGACCTCAGTGCTGAGGTGGATACCGAACCACGACTTTGTTTTTCAACCATTCCACCCAAAATACACCTGGTGCCATTGAAAAGAAACACtgaggaattttattttatttcttatttttttggtcTACCAGTGTATCCGCTAAACTTAACATAAGTGTGATCATGAAGTGAGTGTACATTAAATTGCGCTAATACCTCCTTAAATGGCTTGGAAGAATGGAAACTGCTGTTTGTTGCCTTTGGTAATTACTATTCAATCTCTGGTttgttctctctgtttttgGGCCTTAAGTCTCTTCCTTGACTCGACCTGTAACCCTTCAGTTATCTTGcctttattttgtacattaatTGCCTTCTTTTATGTTAAGcatttgcttcttttcttttggccATTCATGTAGACTTATCAGGAATTTATAGCTGGAAACAGCATCCTCTAGTGTCCAcatggtgacttttttttatcatgtacAACTGTGTGACTGAAGTgctttatttatatgtttattagGTGAAATCAACTGAGCATGTATGCTCATAAAACAGGTCAGTAATAACTTAAGCATTAAAACAGGTATCCACTGTATAAATAGACATAAAATGACTCTACATGAGAATCGAATTTcaatatttagattatttttattggtgTCAAACCGAAAGACGTTTCAAAACTGATACTGTGATTTGAGATTGTATTTTCACAGTTTGAATTTTGCTTAATATTCCTAAATGCTGCAgtgcagttatttattttctcatttcccCTCACCAAGTAACCCTtcactttgtaaaataaaaaaaacacttatatTTCTCCACACCTCAAAATCCCCTTACCATATTATACACTGTACTAAATGAGATGTTTTGCAGCTTTCAGGTGATAACGCATTCTTTTCCGTTGAAGCCTGTATGACAACATTTTCAGTACAATAACAGCCTTCTCAGAAAACACTGATGGACTGTACACGTAAACAAAGTCCTTTTAACACTGTTAGCACTCACTTTTGCACAGACAGCTTCACACTAATGCAGTTCACAGTGATCATTGGAAGGCTAAAGGCAGGgctgttttgtttaaagtgaATGTAAGTgtgcaacaaatgaaaatagatTTGTGGGAATAGTAACACGTTTgtaaagccaaaagaaaaaagaaaactgattaatCTTTTCTAAGAATTTCAGATTAGTACCAGTTTTGATTCAaactcttttttcccctttaatctgattttaattttatgaaacacttaaaaaaagacaaagatccgAGGATTTGCTTTGCAAACTTTTTGTTTagctacatatttttaatagactttagattttctttctccCAAGTTCCTAAAGTCCTTGCCACCCCTACTTCCCTATCCCAACTTTATGATTTCTtagaatattttgattttattatattttaataaaaaaaacaacaaaaaaagaaaaaaaatgactgtaaaatctgtttgaaataCAGTTTCCAAGTACCAATCCAATGTTTTACCTCAGCACTCAGAAGGCAGTATTGAGATTTTCAGAAACCAGTTTATTGAAATGTGGGTTAGATcaaagaaatggtcaaaatattGTACATGGTTGTTGGTTTCAACAGTTTTCCTGGGCTTACTGATGACGGGATTTTTCTCAAAGTTTTTTCGTTTTCAAATAGGATATGCTCTGGGACAAAATGCCATTGTTgacaagaaattaaattttcttaGAAATagtattctttttttgttgattaaatgaaaaatataactaagaTATGCATGCTTTTGATAAGAGTAATCATATATAATATTATTAACCAGTGTTTCTCATCAGATAAAAATGAATCCTTCTGGCTCTGACATGATGCTACTTTAAGGTACTCTGACTGAATTTCTGCCTCTCAAGGTGGAAGTAGCTATTCTGTTTTCTGGTTGGTGTTTAGAGGTTGACATCATCCCTTTTCAGAAATGGACTTTGTAAATACAGGAGAACTGCTGTTTTTATGCCACAAGGGGGCGCCTTCATTCAAGAGAAAAAGTGGGGAGCACCAATAACATTATACCTCTTTTTTCTACAGTAGcatttcagaaagttttgaTATAATAGAAAAGTCAGCTTAGATACTTATACTAGAAACGCTGAATTCAGCtgtaagttttcttttgtttaaggGGTTTAACTTATTCGGATAATAAAAGTTCAGTTGTGAAGTTGTGGTAAATGAATGCTAACATGGAGATCTGTTCAACTAGTTAATTAATTCAGGTTAAGAACTCGGTGTTGCTTTCATCCTATTTTACAggcatttcttcctttttatactcagctaaaatgcaaaaaaaaaaatatgttggatTCTGTTCAGCTAGTCTTTTTATCGCACTTTGGCAGCAGACTTCTGTGTAGATTCAGATCTGAGTTGTCTTATTAGTAAACCTAATTTATACTTTTGtagcaacaatatttttatataacgGCAAAGAAACGGTTGtctttttggttttgattttttttttctgtgacatATATGACAGCGCTATTCAATGTTTCTTGAATACATTACCCTCTGTAGTATGTTATGtgtgaataaactttaaacttctGTGTGACAATATGCTAAGCTTGCTGTAGTTCTTGTATAAAGGTTTTGTGTGtaatctgtttgtctttttgatcTCTATTTTCTATGAAGATGAAGGTCAAGAGCTACGCTTCCTTGAAAGCTTTCTCTTGCATTTAACTTGCAGTGCCTTTCAGCTCCGCTTTCTCTTCACCACATCTGACCGGTGCAGCAGTTGCAACAATTCATCTGTTGATCGCCCACTTTTTCTCCCCTCACTCGTGAACAATCCCCTTGCAGGGTAAAAAGCTAAGGCGGGTCCACTGACCCTTCCTAAAACTGCGAGACTTTCACTTGTGCAGAAACCGCTTGCTGCATTTTTGATGGTTGTGCAGCAGACTCCACTTCTTTTGCCTCTGGACCTTACTCAAGGTCAAAGATATACTGTTAAACAAATGCACATGtgcttgcagccattttcatgtgtgtagagagtaaattaaattcaaacataCTTTGTTCCCAAAGGAACATTAAATATTGTTGTAAGTCATTTAATTAAAGAGTtattgcagaaacaaaaaacggAGTTGGAGGCGTGGCCAGCACTTGCATAATCCTGACGTAGCCCTAAAACAGCTGATTCTCAGAAGAGATCCAAAAAGACAGAATGAGCAGAGGAAATCTCATAATCTGAGATTGATTTTTCCCCAAAATTGTAATGATTATGTTTAGTATGTCCCACTGAACTATCCAAACTTATTCAATGAAGCATAATAgcttttgtttaaattacaCAAGCGCACAACAAATATTACAGGCTGGGTTTTATCTAAGGACCTCATGTCACACAGGGCTGAATATAAAGGCATGTCAcactttttatacttttatttgtaaaagaaaaagttgcaaaccttgtatatatatatatattttttttttattcgcatagaaaaatacaactaaacTTGTGGTAGTAGAGTGGCAAGCTGAAAAGATGTACGAGATATAAATacctttgcaaggcactgtaaaagTAGTGTAAGAGAACCTCGTGACATTTGAGATTTTACTCCTGTAGaattcagtttgcttttttcccccagtatAATTTCACCTCCGGGAGAAATGAAGCCTTCCACAGTTTCTGACATAGGTGGGCGTCAGACACATGTCGAGTGAAAACAGGctttacacaaaaaaacagccacCTTTGAAGCCCGCCCACAGGGCGTGTATACGCAGAAGCTGCTTAGAAGTGCGTGCAAGGGTTCCTCAGGGGGCTAcggatggggggaaaaaagggagggagtgggacaaaaaaaagtttgtctGTGTTCTTCATAGGCTGCTGTTGTGGTCCCTCCCTTCACACCCAGGTCAGTCTGTCCCTAAGGTGCACTGAGGTGCAGCCATGCAGAAACACCTGCACTCACGTCTCCTCTGTTGCTCTAAACATAAGGAAATGAGGGGCTGCTTGCTTAAAGCCTAATTTGCAGCATGTGTCCACATTTGCCCTCCCTCCCCAGCTCTTTGTCTACTGCCACACCAGCCCCCTCACCcaccacatgcacacacatacaacgTAACCCACTGTTGACTGTTGACAGTGACGTTTTTCTTCAAGCAATTACTGATGTGAcgtttgtttttactcaagtgc
This window harbors:
- the znf618 gene encoding zinc finger protein 618 isoform X5 gives rise to the protein MSAPEAPNPGKEQAESGNGNAATDPSTAASSTPPTVAVKKEPGISEKSNGKVGDANPAEICVVIGGKDGGSSGGGTRRAQTEGMFALGTPPPTKSTDSCIGSYVCAVCGKKYKYYNCFQTHVRAHRESESMVGDGLPQTPNSSFRYSCDICGKKYKYYSCFQEHRDLHAVDDPYEQVVLPVDGLKEEEPIEPYQKIGPKTGSYVCEFCGKQYKYFNPYQEHVALHTPLDTFVVGSFDLKTSRVQECGTLDMSKFSHSQASKIKSLSKALSNSPFRRKLESAIQTSLVDTNSSQNSSAGTPSPLVATTFSTSQTDNENHTKGDSPKTSSASGPQEQLWRGSQAQAHPSVKIQIQPQSISQRNHTLSQNNGLPEKERQQVAERLLRVMCSDLNMLNVLNSKDFLKLAQTLVDTGARHGAYSTRDALGNMSALALRQLPRMYNQVKVKVTCALGSNASLGIAVTCHSQTSGPDACYVLTAYQVEGSRLKRYVLGVREAELREGPEQIHHWVQNVLSEFVMSDIRTVYVSEPRLWAAGFAGSPLGSGGRGRICLRCAGCSLGAVVQAVLGKRSLQARGLHELAELLSTCRDIASSSTLALREEQCFNSSTSTTEESTQGSPAQCPTPPCWDRMAEALLQVHAHFEHICEAYGRSKSTAPLLQGLNKHLLSTLACLLAPLRLAALELSSQRRPTLQQVLPVYLRLEKFFTSKAGEAGTGTASKLCHYFLEALKENFKVERAHQVAMVLDPQLKLRSVPAYQHEDIISRACEMAAETRDGNLSGGGGSSGEERDGDGPPTPKISRIEGAGNNGGPSRGSSLVSGNDEGPGQVRQEIFQYLAEPLVQGTPDLFQYWSSTVSEKFPRLARLALWLLAVPAVGIRSECVTVCEQSLAMKRRQQVTAEEMNKLIFLRSNMG
- the znf618 gene encoding zinc finger protein 618 isoform X1 — encoded protein: MSAPEAPNPGKEQAESGNGNAATDPSTAASSTPPTVAVKKEPGISEKSNGKVGDANPAEICVVIGGKDGGSSGGGTRRAQTEGMFALGTPPPTKSTDSCIGSYVCAVCGKKYKYYNCFQTHVRAHRESESMVGDGLPQTPNSSFRYSCDICGKKYKYYSCFQEHRDLHAVDDPYEQVVLPVDGLKEEEPIEPYQKIGPKTGSYVCEFCGKQYKYFNPYQEHVALHTPLDTFVVGSFDLKTSRVQECGTLDMSKFSHSQASKIKSLSKALSNSPFRRKLESAIQTSLVDTNSSQNSSAGTPSPLVATTFSTSQKPYTCGACGIQFQFYNNLLEHMQSHAADNENHTKGDSPKTSSASGPQEQLWRGSQAQAHPSVKIQIQPQSISQRNHTLSQNNGLPEKERQQVAERLLRVMCSDLNMLNVLNSKDFLKLAQTLVDTGARHGAYSTRDALGNMSALALRQLPRMYNQVKVKVTCALGSNASLGIAVTCHSQTSGPDACYVLTAYQVEGSRLKRYVLGVREAELREGPEQIHHWVQNVLSEFVMSDIRTVYVSEPRLWAAGFAGSPLGSGGRGRICLRCAGCSLGAVVQAVLGKRSLQARGLHELAELLSTCRDIASSSTLALREEQCFNSSTSTTEESTQGSPAQCPTPPCWDRMAEALLQVHAHFEHICEAYGRSKSTAPLLQGLNKHLLSTLACLLAPLRLAALELSSQRRPTLQQVLPVYLRLEKFFTSKAGEAGTGTASKLCHYFLEALKENFKVERAHQVAMVLDPQLKLRSVPAYQHEDIISRACEMAAETRDGNLSGGGGSSGEERDGDGPPTPKISRIEGAGNNGGPSRGSSLVSGNDEGPGQVRQEIFQYLAEPLVQGTPDLFQYWSSTVSEKFPRLARLALWLLAVPAVGIRSECVTVCEQSLAMKRRQQVTAEEMNKLIFLRSNMG
- the znf618 gene encoding zinc finger protein 618 isoform X3, whose protein sequence is MSAPEAPNPGKEQAESGNGNAATDPSTAASSTPPTVAVKKEPGISEKSNGKVGDANPAEICVVIGGKDGGSSGGGTRRAQTEGMFALGTPPPTKSTDSCIGSYVCAVCGKKYKYYNCFQTHVRAHRESESMVGDGLPQTPNSSFRYSCDICGKKYKYYSCFQEHRDLHAVDDPYEQVVLPVDGLKEEEPIEPYQKIGPKTGSYVCEFCGKQYKYFNPYQEHVALHTPLGSFDLKTSRVQECGTLDMSKFSHSQASKIKSLSKALSNSPFRRKLESAIQTSLVDTNSSQNSSAGTPSPLVATTFSTSQKPYTCGACGIQFQFYNNLLEHMQSHAADNENHTKGDSPKTSSASGPQEQLWRGSQAQAHPSVKIQIQPQSISQRNHTLSQNNGLPEKERQQVAERLLRVMCSDLNMLNVLNSKDFLKLAQTLVDTGARHGAYSTRDALGNMSALALRQLPRMYNQVKVKVTCALGSNASLGIAVTCHSQTSGPDACYVLTAYQVEGSRLKRYVLGVREAELREGPEQIHHWVQNVLSEFVMSDIRTVYVSEPRLWAAGFAGSPLGSGGRGRICLRCAGCSLGAVVQAVLGKRSLQARGLHELAELLSTCRDIASSSTLALREEQCFNSSTSTTEESTQGSPAQCPTPPCWDRMAEALLQVHAHFEHICEAYGRSKSTAPLLQGLNKHLLSTLACLLAPLRLAALELSSQRRPTLQQVLPVYLRLEKFFTSKAGEAGTGTASKLCHYFLEALKENFKVERAHQVAMVLDPQLKLRSVPAYQHEDIISRACEMAAETRDGNLSGGGGSSGEERDGDGPPTPKISRIEGAGNNGGPSRGSSLVSGNDEGPGQVRQEIFQYLAEPLVQGTPDLFQYWSSTVSEKFPRLARLALWLLAVPAVGIRSECVTVCEQSLAMKRRQQVTAEEMNKLIFLRSNMG
- the znf618 gene encoding zinc finger protein 618 isoform X4 translates to MSAPEAPNPGKEQAESGNGNAATDPSTAASSTPPTVAVKKEPGISEKSNGKVGDANPAEICVVIGGKDGGSSGGGTRRAQTEGSYVCAVCGKKYKYYNCFQTHVRAHRESESMVGDGLPQTPNSSFRYSCDICGKKYKYYSCFQEHRDLHAVDDPYEQVVLPVDGLKEEEPIEPYQKIGPKTGSYVCEFCGKQYKYFNPYQEHVALHTPLDTFVVGSFDLKTSRVQECGTLDMSKFSHSQASKIKSLSKALSNSPFRRKLESAIQTSLVDTNSSQNSSAGTPSPLVATTFSTSQKPYTCGACGIQFQFYNNLLEHMQSHAADNENHTKGDSPKTSSASGPQEQLWRGSQAQAHPSVKIQIQPQSISQRNHTLSQNNGLPEKERQQVAERLLRVMCSDLNMLNVLNSKDFLKLAQTLVDTGARHGAYSTRDALGNMSALALRQLPRMYNQVKVKVTCALGSNASLGIAVTCHSQTSGPDACYVLTAYQVEGSRLKRYVLGVREAELREGPEQIHHWVQNVLSEFVMSDIRTVYVSEPRLWAAGFAGSPLGSGGRGRICLRCAGCSLGAVVQAVLGKRSLQARGLHELAELLSTCRDIASSSTLALREEQCFNSSTSTTEESTQGSPAQCPTPPCWDRMAEALLQVHAHFEHICEAYGRSKSTAPLLQGLNKHLLSTLACLLAPLRLAALELSSQRRPTLQQVLPVYLRLEKFFTSKAGEAGTGTASKLCHYFLEALKENFKVERAHQVAMVLDPQLKLRSVPAYQHEDIISRACEMAAETRDGNLSGGGGSSGEERDGDGPPTPKISRIEGAGNNGGPSRGSSLVSGNDEGPGQVRQEIFQYLAEPLVQGTPDLFQYWSSTVSEKFPRLARLALWLLAVPAVGIRSECVTVCEQSLAMKRRQQVTAEEMNKLIFLRSNMG